In a genomic window of Helianthus annuus cultivar XRQ/B chromosome 10, HanXRQr2.0-SUNRISE, whole genome shotgun sequence:
- the LOC110882556 gene encoding protein FAR-RED IMPAIRED RESPONSE 1-like, whose product MKIWLQCDRGGEPKSKATVRRSCSKKVDCPFSLIGKLGTSSGNWSLVEKKNIHTDEPAKFLEGHAFARRLTPDEESLVERLYLQNREPTNIHLTIRKQNSHIVCIIQDIQNMIKKIKLKMYGDRTPTQILENMLQEERYVYFTRVNPPTNTVEEVFFVHPDSYNMWRAFPHVLMIDATYKTNEYKLLFIQVVGVTSTHKSFCVAHAFVAKEKQDNFLWVLEKLKELLVDCMEPRVIVTDSDQALMNSCDKVFPKASILLCRWHLSQNILKHYRAKFTDEDWKIFKLSWSRLCSSPTPTLYNYNFERLFTRPTNDERSDVLDYLYNVWLKDYKEKFVSAWTNTVPNFGQHTTNRVESQHSKFKRYIKGPNNSLHRLVWLVGKVVESQHIQIKPSFQENKSVQMGDHKIPFFDNLRGKVSQKALELLLVERKKLHALRVAGGGGTCGHQLSTGCGLPCACQMEWWESTGLGFDGG is encoded by the exons ATGAAGATATGGTTACAATGTGATCGTGGCGGCGAACCCAAAAGTAAAGCAACAGTTCGACGTTCCTGTAGCAAAAAGGTTGACTGTCCTTTTAGTCTGATAGGGAAACTAGGCACAAGTAGTGGTAATTGGAGCCTTGTGGAGAAGAAAAACATTCATACCGATGAGCCTGCAAAATTTCTCGAGGGCCACGCGTTTGCTAGAAGGCTGACCCCGGACGAAGAATCACTGGTGGAGAGACTTTATCTGCAAAACAGGGAGCCTACGAATATACATTTAACCATAAGAAAACAAAACTCACACATCGTGTGCATTATACAAGATatacaaaacatgataaaaaagaTTAAACTCAAAATGTACGGCGATCGAACTCCAACGCAGATATTGGAGAACATGTTGCAAGAAGAAAGGTACGTTTATTTCACCAGGGTGAATCCCCCCACAAACACGGTCGAGGAGGTTTTTTTCGTTCATCCGGACTCGTACAacatgtggcgtgcattcccacATGTGTTGATGATTGATGCTACCTACAAAACAAATGAGTATAAGCTACTATTTATTCAAGTTGTGGGTGTGACATCGACACACAAGTCGTTTTGTGTGGCTCATGCGTTTGTCGCTAAAGAAAAACAAGATAACTTCTTATGGGTCCTGGAGAAGCTCAAAGAGTTGTTGGTAGATTGTATGGAGCCACGTGTAATTGTAACAGATAGTGATCAAGCTTTGATGAATTCTTGTGATAAAGTATTCCCAAAAGCTTCCATATTGCTATGTAGGTGGCACCTCTCACAGAATATTCTAAAACACTATCGGGCAAAATTTACGGATGAAGACTGGAAAATATTCAAGCTTTCTTGGTCTCGACTGTGTAGTTCTCCCACTCCGACGCTATACAATTATAACTTTGAGCGGCTTTTCACGCGACCGACTAACGACGAACGATCAG ATGTTCTGGACTATTTGTATAATGTATGGCTGAAAGATTATAAAGAAAAGTTCGTTTCAGCTTGGACTAACACAGTCCCAAATTTTGGTCAACATACAACCAACAGAGTTGAAAGCCAGCATTCTAAGTTTAAAAGATACATTAAAGGGCCAAACAACTCGCTCCATAGACTTGTGTGGCTTGTTGGCAAAGTTGTAGAGTCACAACACATACAAATAAAACCTAGTTTTCAAGAGAACAAGTCCGTGCAAATGGGGGACCACAAAATACCGTTTTTTGATAACCTACGCGGTAAAGTTTCCCAAAAAGCCTTAGAGTTGTTGCTTGTCGAGAGGAAAAAGCTACATGCGTTGAGGGTGGCAGGGGGGGGGGGGACTTGTGGCCACCAGCTTTCTACGGGTTGTGGGTTGCCATGTGCTTGCCAGATGGAGTGGTGGGAAAGTACAGGCTTAGGGTTTGACGGTGGTTAG